In candidate division KSB1 bacterium, a single window of DNA contains:
- a CDS encoding (2Fe-2S)-binding protein: MREEAIHFRLNGEDVQVRVAPNRMLLWVLRTEFGLTGTKYGCGVGVCGACTVVVNGEAVRSCQTPIGSVRGKEVLTIEGLGKEGRLHPLQQAFVEHDALQCGYCTPGMIMSAYALLLKNPRPTRAEIIAWMDGNLCRCGAHPRIVRAIESLAERK, translated from the coding sequence ATGAGGGAGGAAGCCATCCACTTTCGGCTGAACGGAGAGGACGTGCAGGTCCGGGTCGCCCCCAATCGAATGCTCCTCTGGGTACTGCGGACGGAGTTCGGGCTCACGGGTACCAAGTACGGCTGCGGTGTGGGCGTCTGCGGCGCCTGTACGGTGGTGGTGAACGGCGAGGCAGTCCGGTCCTGTCAGACCCCCATCGGCTCGGTACGCGGCAAGGAGGTGCTTACCATCGAGGGGCTGGGGAAAGAGGGGCGCCTACATCCTCTCCAACAGGCCTTTGTAGAGCACGACGCCCTCCAGTGCGGGTACTGTACCCCCGGCATGATCATGTCCGCGTACGCCCTTCTCCTGAAAAACCCGCGGCCCACGCGCGCGGAGATTATCGCCTGGATGGACGGCAATCTTTGCCGTTGCGGAGCGCACCCCCGGATCGTCCGGGCCATCGAATCGCTGGCCGAAAGGAAGTGA
- a CDS encoding molybdopterin-dependent oxidoreductase codes for MEAAEIDLELDAVGPGLRKPLSRRDFLRLGGGILVLFSFPRVVGEGTAQPRTLPDDFNAFLRIAEDGTVSCFTGKIEMGQGVITSLAQMLAEELDVPFDRVKMVMGDTDLCPWDMGTFGSMTTRFFGPPLRKAGAEARQAILELAAERFGLPVDDLSTADGTVFVRRDPTRRLTYGELVQGRRIERRVRTEAHLKRPSEFRIMGRPHGRTDAVAKVTGQAQYAADIRLPGMLYACLLRPPAHGARLLSVDTKGARSVPGAIVIEQDGLVAVLHEKPDMAEEALRRIEARFEIPKATVDHETIFAHLLKVAPEGETLAEGGNLEEGIRLAAHRFSETYWNDYVAHAAIETHAAVAEMKDGKLTVWASTQTPFPLREQIARELDLPPERVRVITPFVGGGFGGKSANQQALEAARLAKLIGRPVQVSWRRQEEFFFDTFRPAAIVKIDAGTTHDGYLCYWDYHVYYAGSRGAEHFYSIPHHRTVAHGRGWQGNPGSHPFATGPWRAPSNNTNTFARESHIDAVAAACGLDPVEFRLRHLKDERMRRLLEVAAKEFGWRSAVHPTGLGLGVACGMDSGTYVVTMAEVSVDPQTGQIRVKRVLAAQDMGICVNPDGARLQMEGCVMMGLGYALTEMINFRGGEILDRNFDTYEIPRFSWLPEIETIIVPNNGIEPQGGGEPAIITMGAVIANAVYDATGARLCRLPMRPERVKAALARLRRE; via the coding sequence ATGGAAGCCGCAGAAATCGATCTCGAACTGGACGCTGTAGGGCCCGGCCTAAGGAAGCCCCTTAGCCGCCGCGACTTTCTCCGCCTCGGCGGCGGCATCCTGGTGCTGTTCAGCTTTCCGCGCGTCGTGGGGGAAGGGACAGCACAGCCCCGTACGCTTCCGGATGACTTCAATGCCTTTCTCCGCATCGCCGAGGACGGGACGGTCAGCTGCTTCACGGGCAAGATCGAGATGGGACAGGGGGTCATCACCTCCCTCGCCCAGATGCTGGCGGAAGAGCTGGACGTGCCCTTCGACAGGGTCAAGATGGTCATGGGGGACACCGACCTCTGTCCCTGGGACATGGGCACCTTCGGGTCGATGACCACTCGCTTCTTCGGCCCTCCCCTGCGAAAAGCTGGGGCCGAGGCGAGGCAGGCTATCCTCGAGCTTGCCGCCGAGCGCTTCGGTCTTCCGGTGGACGATCTGTCCACGGCGGACGGCACCGTCTTCGTGCGTCGAGATCCAACGCGGCGCCTGACCTACGGAGAGCTCGTGCAGGGCAGGAGAATCGAGCGGCGTGTTCGGACCGAGGCGCACTTGAAACGGCCGTCCGAGTTTCGGATCATGGGCAGGCCGCACGGTCGCACCGACGCAGTGGCAAAGGTAACCGGCCAAGCTCAGTACGCCGCCGATATCCGCCTACCGGGCATGCTATACGCCTGTCTCCTCCGCCCGCCAGCTCATGGGGCTCGCCTTCTCTCCGTGGACACAAAGGGGGCGAGATCCGTTCCCGGCGCCATCGTGATCGAGCAGGATGGCCTGGTGGCCGTCCTCCATGAAAAACCCGACATGGCTGAGGAGGCGCTGCGGAGGATCGAAGCGCGCTTCGAAATTCCGAAGGCCACTGTGGACCACGAGACTATCTTCGCCCATCTGCTCAAAGTGGCGCCCGAGGGAGAGACGTTGGCGGAAGGCGGCAACCTGGAGGAGGGAATCCGTCTTGCAGCCCATCGCTTCTCCGAGACCTACTGGAACGACTACGTAGCCCATGCCGCCATCGAAACCCACGCGGCAGTGGCAGAAATGAAGGATGGCAAGCTGACGGTATGGGCCTCAACCCAAACCCCCTTCCCTCTCCGGGAACAGATCGCCCGTGAGCTGGACCTCCCCCCGGAACGGGTCCGGGTAATCACCCCATTCGTGGGCGGAGGGTTTGGAGGCAAGTCCGCCAATCAGCAGGCTCTCGAGGCCGCGCGGCTGGCGAAACTGATCGGCCGGCCGGTTCAGGTCAGCTGGCGACGCCAGGAGGAGTTCTTCTTTGACACCTTCCGACCGGCGGCGATTGTGAAGATCGATGCCGGTACCACACACGACGGTTATCTGTGCTACTGGGACTACCACGTGTACTACGCCGGTAGCCGCGGCGCCGAGCACTTTTATTCCATACCTCACCACCGCACCGTAGCGCACGGTCGAGGCTGGCAGGGGAATCCGGGGTCTCATCCCTTCGCGACCGGACCTTGGCGCGCCCCTTCCAACAATACCAACACCTTTGCCCGGGAGTCCCACATCGACGCCGTAGCGGCTGCCTGCGGCTTGGACCCCGTCGAGTTTCGCCTGCGCCATCTAAAAGATGAGAGAATGCGGCGCCTTTTGGAGGTCGCCGCCAAGGAGTTTGGCTGGAGGTCAGCTGTCCACCCAACTGGCCTGGGGCTGGGCGTAGCGTGCGGGATGGATTCGGGAACCTACGTCGTCACGATGGCTGAGGTCAGCGTGGACCCTCAGACCGGACAGATTCGAGTAAAACGCGTACTTGCGGCCCAGGACATGGGTATCTGTGTCAACCCGGACGGAGCTCGTCTTCAGATGGAAGGCTGCGTCATGATGGGCCTTGGCTACGCCCTTACGGAAATGATCAACTTCCGGGGCGGAGAGATTCTCGATCGCAACTTCGACACGTACGAGATCCCGCGCTTTTCCTGGCTGCCTGAGATCGAAACGATCATCGTTCCCAACAACGGCATCGAACCGCAGGGCGGGGGCGAGCCGGCCATCATCACGATGGGGGCTGTCATAGCCAATGCCGTTTACGACGCCACCGGAGCTCGACTTTGCCGACTGCCGATGAGACCGGAGCGCGTGAAGGCCGCATTGGCGAGGCTGCGACGCGAATGA